The Centroberyx gerrardi isolate f3 chromosome 24, fCenGer3.hap1.cur.20231027, whole genome shotgun sequence genome includes a region encoding these proteins:
- the spx gene encoding spexin prohormone 1, whose protein sequence is MKGLRTITLAYVLTLLLLATFVSHSWSAPKGTFQRRNWTPQAMLYLKGTQGRRFISEDRKEGDVYDTLHLETRSQNTEKLSVNQAATVLLNFLQQAREGADENPDQVYFQDLPVWKREYF, encoded by the exons ATGAAA GGTTTGAGGACCATTACATTAGCTTATGTACTAACTCTTTTACTACTGGCAACATTTGTCTCACACTCGTGGAGCGCACCGAAG GGAACTTTCCAACGGAGAAACTGGACTCCCCAGGCCATGCTGTACCTTAAGGGCACTC AGGGACGCAGGTTCATCTCAGAGGACCGAAAAGAGGGAGATGTGTACGACACGTTGCACTTAG agaCCCGCAGTCAGAACACAGAGAAGCTGAGCGTCAACCAGGCAGCGACCGTCCTGCTCAACTTTCTGCAGCAGGCCAGGGAGGGAG cCGATGAAAACCCAGACCAGGTGTACTTTCAAGATCTGCCGGTGTGGAAGAGAGAATACTTCTGA